A window of the Sabethes cyaneus chromosome 1, idSabCyanKW18_F2, whole genome shotgun sequence genome harbors these coding sequences:
- the LOC128745451 gene encoding protein 60A-like, translated as MFSLLLLPLLMQPAFGFSSATGFYIDNGLDQTVHLKSISVDDRQEIEHEILDLLGLPDRPNRKHIHPSLRKSAPQFLFNIYRKFSAEAADGDQAKRSRSKRNTVYNRNLFTIADERAIEESDVIMSFLNKGNRNLPKIRYQRYGGRLWFDTRQTQMDSGNVVYASLRIYKNATIDHGNAIGSEILVTVRTSIIRDYDSKRGEHMLEFLADQTVPYNYEGWLEINVTQAMIHWVANSISNKGIFVSVIYTDSPQKNVRPQDLGLILSNKFGRYQPFLVGYCKGRELLKPAIHSGRSKRSVVREFKKTAKPKNPFIDRWAQREKSCQIHTLYVSFRDLRWQDWIIAPEGFGAFFCHGECSFPLNAHMNATNHALIQSLVHSINPSRVPKPCCAPTKLNPISVLYHIDDANINLKKYKNMVVKSCGCL; from the coding sequence ATGTTCTCCCTACTGTTACTGCCGCTGCTGATGCAGCCTGCGTTTGGTTTTTCATCCGCTACCGGGTTCTACATTGACAACGGCCTAGATCAAACCGTCCACTTAAAAAGCATCTCTGTCGACGATCGACAGGAAATCGAGCACGAAATCCTGGACCTGCTTGGCCTGCCGGATCGCCCAAACAGGAAGCACATTCATCCGTCGCTGCGGAAATCGGCTCCGCAATTTCTTTTCAACATCTACCGTAAGTTTTCCGCCGAAGCCGCAGATGGGGACCAAGCCAAGCGGAGCCGCTCCAAGCGAAATACCGTCTACAATCGAAATCTGTTTACAATCGCCGACGAACGGGCCATCGAGGAAAGTGATGTTATAATGTCGTTTCTTAACAAAGGCAATCGGAACTTGCCTAAAATTCGATACCAGCGGTACGGTGGAAGGTTATGGTTTGACACCCGTCAGACACAGATGGATAGTGGAAATGTGGTTTATGCTAGTTTACGGATTTATAAGAATGCAACGATCGATCACGGgaatgcgattggcagcgaaaTACTGGTCACAGTGCGAACGTCGATTATACGGGATTATGATTCAAAGCGTGGAGAGCACATGTTAGAATTTTTGGCAGATCAAACCGTGCCTTACAACTACGAGGGCTGGTTGGAGATCAACGTAACTCAGGCAATGATTCACTGGGTGGCGAATAGCATCAGCAATAAAGGGATTTTTGTAAGTGTCATTTACACCGACAGTCCACAGAAGAATGTTCGTCCTCAGGATTTGGGGCTGATTCTTTCGAACAAATTTGGCCGCTATCAACCTTTCCTGGTGGGTTACTGCAAGGGACGTGAATTACTTAAACCCGCTATTCACTCAGGTCGTTCCAAACGTAGCGTAGTACGAGAATTCAAGAAGACCGCAAAACCAAAGAATCCATTCATAGATCGGTGGGCACAGCGGGAAAAAAGTTGCCAGATTCACACTCTGTACGTCAGCTTTCGGGATTTGCGCTGGCAGGATTGGATCATCGCACCGGAAGGATTCGGGGCATTCTTTTGTCACGGCGAGTGCAGCTTTCCGCTGAATGCACACATGAATGCAACGAACCACGCGTTGATACAGAGTTTGGTACACTCGATCAACCCGAGTCGCGTCCCGAAGCCGTGCTGTGCACCAACGAAGCTGAATCCTATTTCCGTACTTTACCACATCGATGATGCTAATATTAATTTGAAAAAGTACAAGAATATGGTGGTTAAGAGCTGTGGCTGTTTGTAG